The proteins below are encoded in one region of Penicillium psychrofluorescens genome assembly, chromosome: 4:
- a CDS encoding uncharacterized protein (ID:PFLUO_006918-T1.cds;~source:funannotate) — MGHAQGWSNFHVGRECSHLKWSKNIAPKLTVSSGETVTFDAVDSSNGQLSPTSDSSAIKSLDLGLANPVFGPVYVQDANPGDVLKVEILNLEVADWGWSAIIPGFGLLADEFPEPEIKIWSLDREKGYAELKNMRIPLRPFLGCMGLAPANNDELSTVPPTNHGGNMDCRELSVGSVVYLPVQTAGALFSCGDGHAAQGHGEVCGTAIETPIRATLRFELCKGRSWVTTPHYQTPPQAQIPNPLPDLGTYGVLGVAPDLLEATKNATRNFIQWLVETRGLTRSEAYILASVAGDLLITEAVNVPNYEVAMSLPLGTFV, encoded by the coding sequence TGTGGGAAGAGAGTGCAGCCACCTGAAATGGTCGAAGAACATTGCTCCCAAGCTAACCGTCTCGTCCGGAGAGACCGTCACCTTCGACGCCGTTGACAGCAGCAACGGCCAACTGTCGCCCACCTCTGACTCCTCGGCGATCAAGtccctcgacctcggcctgGCCAATCCCGTCTTTGGGCCGGTTTACGTGCAAGATGCAAACCCGGGTGATGTCCTCAAGGTAGAAATCCTGAACCTGGAAGTGGCCGATTGGGGCTGGTCTGCTATCATTCCGGGGTTCGGTCTGCTGGCGGACGAATTTCCTGAACCGGAGATCAAAATCTGGTCACTCGACCGGGAGAAGGGATATGCAGAGCTTAAAAATATGCGTATCCCGCTACGGCCGTTCCTCGGATGCATGGGCCTGGCGCCGGCCAACAATGACGAACTCTCCACTGTTCCGCCCACAAACCACGGCGGGAATATGGACTGCCGGGAACTGAGCGTTGGCTCTGTCGTCTACCTGCCCGTCCAGACGGCCGGTGCACTTTTCAGCTGCGGCGACGGACACGCGGCCCAGGGCCATGGCGAGGTCTGCGGGACTGCCATCGAAACTCCTATCCGCGCGACTCTCCGCTTCGAGCTCTGTAAGGGCCGGTCATGGGTCACTACACCTCACTATCAGACTCCTCCGCAGGCACAGATTCCCAATCCCCTTCCCGACCTGGGGACATACGGCGTCCTGGGGGTTGCCCCGGATCTGCTCGAGGCCACGAAGAATGCCACGCGGAATTTCATCCAATGGCTTGTCGAAACTCGGGGACTCACTCGCAGCGAGGCGTATATTCTTGCCAGCGTTGCCGGGGACTTGCTGATCACCGAGGCAGTCAATGTGCCCAACTATGAAGTGGCCATGAGTCTACCTTTGGGGACATTTGTTTGA